The Streptomyces sp. HUAS CB01 genome has a segment encoding these proteins:
- a CDS encoding multifunctional oxoglutarate decarboxylase/oxoglutarate dehydrogenase thiamine pyrophosphate-binding subunit/dihydrolipoyllysine-residue succinyltransferase subunit has protein sequence MSSQSPSNSSTSTDPDGQGKNPAAAFGANEWLVDEIYQQYLQDPNSVDRAWWDFFADYKPGGGAAGEAAPTPSAATATETPGTAQAPAPAAPAAQAPAAPAQAPAAPAQPAASAPAPAKPAAPAKPAAAAPAKPAAKAAPAAGTPDGPEMLPLRGPSAAVAKNMNASLELPTATSVRAVPVKLLFDNRIVINNHLKRARGGKISFTHIIGYAMVQAIKAMPSMNWSYGEKDGKPVLVKPPHVNLGLAIDLVKPNGDRQLVVAAIKKAETMNFFEFWQAYEDIVRRARSNKLTMDDFTGVTVSLTNPGGLGTVHSVPRLMPGQSVIMGVGSMDYPAEFQGTSQDTLNKLGISKVMTLTSTYDHRVIQGAASGEFLRIVANLLLGEDGFYDDIFEALRIPYEPVRWLKDIDASHDDDVTKAARVFELIHSYRVRGHVMADTDPLEYRQRKHPDLDITEHGLTLWDLEREFAVGGFGGKSMMKLRDILGVLRDSYCRTTGIEFMHIQDPKQRKWIQDRVERPHAKPEREEQLRILRRLNAAEAFETFLQTKYVGQKRFSLEGGESVIPLLDAVIDSAAESRLDEVVIGMAHRGRLNVLANIVGKSYAQIFREFEGNLDPKSMHGSGDVKYHLGAEGTFTGLDGEQIKVSLVANPSHLEAVDPVLEGVVRAKQDIINKGGTDFTVLPVALHGDAAFAGQGVVAETLNMSQLRGYRTGGTVHIVINNQVGFTAAPESSRSSMYATDVARMIEAPIFHVNGDDPEACVRVARLAFEFRQTFNKDVVIDLICYRRRGHNEGDNPQFTNPQMVNLIDKKRSVRKLYTESLIGRGDITLEEAEQALQDFQGQLEKVFAEVREATSHPAPAHVPDAQAEFPVSVTTGISQEVVKRIAESQVNIPDNITVHPRLLPQLQRRAASVEDGTIDWGMGETLAIGSLLMEGTPVRLAGQDTRRGTFGQRHAVLVDQETNEDYTPLLYLAEDQARYNVYDSLLSEYAAMGFEYGYSLARPESLVMWEAQFGDFVNGAQTVVDEFISSAEQKWGQTSGVTLLLPHGYEGQGPDHSSARPERFLQLCAQNNMTVAMPTLPSNYFHLLRWQVHNPHHKPLIVFTPKSMLRLKAAASKVEEFTTGGFRPVIGDDSVNAADVRKVVFCSGKVYYDLEAERQKRGATDTAIIRLERLYPLPGAELQAEIAKFPNTEKYLWVQEEPANQGAWPFIALNLIDHLDLAVGADIPHGERLRRISRPHSSSPAVGSAKRHQAEQQQLVNEVFEA, from the coding sequence GTGTCGTCTCAGTCCCCCAGTAACTCGAGTACTTCGACCGACCCCGACGGGCAGGGGAAGAACCCCGCTGCCGCGTTCGGGGCCAATGAGTGGCTCGTCGACGAGATCTACCAGCAGTACCTCCAGGACCCGAATTCGGTCGACCGCGCCTGGTGGGACTTCTTCGCCGACTACAAGCCGGGCGGCGGGGCCGCCGGCGAGGCCGCGCCGACGCCGTCGGCCGCGACGGCCACGGAGACGCCGGGCACCGCACAGGCTCCGGCTCCCGCGGCCCCCGCGGCGCAGGCTCCCGCAGCCCCGGCCCAGGCGCCGGCCGCCCCCGCGCAGCCCGCCGCCTCGGCCCCGGCCCCCGCGAAGCCCGCCGCCCCCGCGAAGCCCGCCGCCGCTGCTCCGGCGAAGCCCGCCGCCAAGGCCGCACCGGCTGCCGGGACTCCCGACGGCCCCGAGATGCTGCCGCTGCGCGGCCCCTCCGCCGCGGTCGCGAAGAACATGAACGCCTCGCTGGAGCTGCCGACGGCCACGTCCGTCCGCGCCGTCCCGGTGAAGCTGCTCTTCGACAACCGGATCGTCATCAACAACCACCTGAAGCGCGCCCGGGGCGGGAAGATCTCCTTCACGCACATCATCGGGTACGCGATGGTGCAGGCGATCAAGGCCATGCCGTCGATGAACTGGTCGTACGGCGAGAAGGACGGCAAGCCGGTCCTGGTCAAGCCCCCGCACGTGAACCTCGGCCTCGCCATCGACCTGGTGAAGCCGAACGGCGACCGGCAGCTCGTGGTCGCGGCCATCAAGAAGGCCGAGACCATGAACTTCTTCGAGTTCTGGCAGGCCTACGAGGACATCGTCCGCCGCGCCCGCAGCAACAAGCTGACGATGGACGACTTCACCGGCGTCACCGTCTCGCTGACCAACCCCGGCGGTCTCGGCACCGTCCACTCCGTGCCGCGGCTGATGCCCGGACAGTCGGTGATCATGGGTGTCGGCTCGATGGACTACCCGGCGGAGTTCCAGGGCACGTCCCAGGACACCCTGAACAAGCTGGGCATCTCCAAGGTCATGACCCTGACCTCGACGTACGACCACCGGGTCATCCAGGGTGCCGCCTCCGGCGAGTTCCTGCGGATCGTCGCCAACCTCCTCCTCGGCGAGGACGGCTTCTACGACGACATCTTCGAGGCGCTGCGCATCCCCTACGAGCCGGTCCGCTGGCTCAAGGACATCGACGCCTCGCACGACGACGACGTCACCAAGGCCGCCCGGGTCTTCGAGCTGATCCACTCCTACCGGGTCCGCGGCCACGTCATGGCCGACACCGACCCGCTGGAGTACCGCCAGCGCAAGCACCCGGACCTGGACATCACCGAGCACGGGCTCACCCTGTGGGACCTGGAGCGCGAGTTCGCGGTCGGCGGCTTCGGCGGCAAGTCGATGATGAAGCTGCGCGACATCCTCGGCGTCCTGCGCGACTCGTACTGCCGCACCACCGGCATCGAGTTCATGCACATCCAGGACCCGAAGCAGCGCAAGTGGATCCAGGACCGCGTGGAGCGCCCGCACGCCAAGCCGGAGCGCGAGGAGCAGCTGCGCATCCTGCGCCGGCTGAACGCGGCGGAGGCCTTCGAGACCTTCCTGCAGACCAAGTACGTCGGCCAGAAGCGCTTCTCGCTGGAGGGCGGCGAGTCCGTCATCCCGCTGCTCGACGCGGTCATCGACTCGGCCGCCGAGTCCCGCCTCGACGAGGTCGTCATCGGCATGGCCCACCGCGGCCGGCTGAACGTCCTGGCGAACATCGTGGGCAAGTCGTACGCGCAGATCTTCCGCGAGTTCGAGGGCAACCTCGACCCGAAGTCGATGCACGGCTCCGGCGACGTGAAGTACCACCTGGGCGCCGAGGGCACCTTCACCGGACTCGACGGCGAGCAGATCAAGGTGTCGCTGGTCGCCAACCCGTCGCACCTGGAGGCGGTCGACCCGGTCCTCGAGGGCGTCGTCCGCGCCAAGCAGGACATCATCAACAAGGGCGGCACGGACTTCACCGTCCTGCCGGTCGCCCTGCACGGTGACGCGGCGTTCGCCGGCCAGGGTGTCGTCGCCGAGACCCTGAACATGTCGCAGCTGCGCGGCTACCGCACCGGCGGCACGGTCCACATCGTCATCAACAACCAGGTCGGCTTCACCGCCGCCCCGGAGTCGTCGCGTTCGTCGATGTACGCGACCGACGTGGCGCGCATGATCGAGGCGCCGATCTTCCACGTCAACGGCGACGACCCGGAGGCGTGCGTCCGAGTGGCGCGGCTCGCCTTCGAGTTCCGCCAGACGTTCAACAAGGACGTCGTGATCGACCTCATCTGCTACCGCCGCCGCGGTCACAACGAGGGCGACAACCCGCAGTTCACCAACCCGCAGATGGTGAACCTGATCGACAAGAAGCGCTCGGTCCGCAAGCTCTACACCGAGTCGCTCATCGGTCGCGGCGACATCACGCTGGAAGAGGCCGAGCAGGCCCTGCAGGACTTCCAGGGCCAGCTGGAGAAGGTCTTCGCGGAGGTCCGCGAGGCCACCAGCCACCCGGCCCCGGCCCATGTCCCGGACGCCCAGGCCGAGTTCCCGGTGTCCGTCACCACGGGGATCTCCCAGGAGGTCGTCAAGCGGATCGCCGAGTCCCAGGTCAACATCCCCGACAACATCACCGTCCACCCGCGACTGCTGCCGCAGCTGCAGCGCCGCGCGGCCTCGGTCGAGGACGGCACGATCGACTGGGGCATGGGCGAGACCCTCGCCATCGGCTCGCTGCTCATGGAGGGCACCCCGGTCCGGCTCGCCGGCCAGGACACCCGCCGGGGCACCTTCGGCCAGCGCCACGCGGTGCTGGTGGACCAGGAGACCAACGAGGACTACACCCCGCTGCTCTACCTGGCCGAGGACCAGGCCCGCTACAACGTCTACGACTCGCTGCTCAGCGAGTACGCGGCGATGGGCTTCGAGTACGGCTACTCGCTGGCCCGCCCGGAGTCGCTGGTCATGTGGGAGGCCCAGTTCGGCGACTTCGTCAACGGCGCCCAGACCGTCGTCGACGAGTTCATCTCCTCGGCCGAGCAGAAGTGGGGCCAGACCTCCGGCGTCACGCTGCTCCTGCCGCACGGCTACGAGGGCCAGGGCCCGGACCACTCGTCCGCCCGGCCGGAGCGCTTCCTCCAGCTGTGCGCGCAGAACAACATGACGGTCGCCATGCCGACGCTGCCGTCGAACTACTTCCACCTGCTGCGCTGGCAGGTCCACAACCCGCATCACAAGCCGCTCATCGTCTTCACCCCGAAGTCGATGCTGCGTCTGAAGGCAGCGGCGTCCAAGGTGGAGGAGTTCACGACCGGCGGCTTCCGCCCGGTCATCGGCGACGACTCGGTGAACGCCGCCGACGTCCGCAAGGTCGTCTTCTGCTCCGGCAAGGTCTACTACGACCTGGAGGCCGAGCGGCAGAAGCGCGGTGCCACGGACACGGCGATCATCCGCCTGGAGCGCCTGTACCCGCTGCCGGGTGCGGAACTGCAGGCCGAGATCGCCAAGTTCCCGAACACCGAGAAGTACCTGTGGGTCCAGGAGGAGCCGGCGAACCAGGGTGCCTGGCCGTTCATCGCGCTCAACCTGATCGACCACCTGGACCTGGCGGTCGGCGCGGACATCCCGCACGGCGAGCGCCTGCGCCGCATCTCCCGCCCCCACTCGTCGTCCCCGGCCGTGGGCTCGGCGAAGCGGCACCAGGCGGAGCAGCAGCAGCTGGTGAACGAGGTCTTCGAGGCCTGA
- a CDS encoding HAMP domain-containing sensor histidine kinase, with protein MIRRSRLRSRLGAVEISIKTKLGALVVVAVLITTGLALVAFRTGAELRYITVFAMITTLLITQFVAHGLTAPLDEMNTVAKSISHGDFTRRVRGDGRRDELGDLASTINRMADDLEAVDQHRKELVANVSHELRTPIAALRAVLENVVDGVSAADPETMRTALKQTERLSRLVETLLDLSRLDNGVVSLKARRFEVWPYLSGVLKEANLAAGRRGLSSGSGSHTRKDVHLHLDVSPPELTAHADAERLHQVVANLIDNAVKHSPPHGRVTVRARRGTQDESLDLEVQDEGPGIPESEWHKVFERFNRGSAPSKHSSGSDGGTGLGLAIARWAVELHGGHIGVAESTRGCRIRVTLPGNPSSRG; from the coding sequence ATGATCCGGCGGAGCCGGCTCCGGTCCCGGCTGGGGGCGGTGGAGATCTCTATCAAGACCAAGCTCGGTGCCCTGGTCGTCGTGGCGGTGCTGATCACGACCGGGCTGGCGCTGGTCGCCTTCCGCACCGGGGCGGAGCTTCGCTACATCACGGTGTTCGCCATGATCACCACGCTGCTGATCACCCAGTTCGTGGCACACGGGCTGACCGCTCCGCTGGACGAGATGAACACCGTCGCGAAGTCGATCTCCCACGGCGACTTCACCCGCCGGGTGCGCGGCGACGGCCGCCGCGACGAACTCGGCGACCTCGCCTCCACGATCAACCGCATGGCGGACGACCTGGAAGCCGTGGACCAGCACCGCAAGGAGCTGGTCGCCAATGTCTCGCACGAGCTGCGCACCCCCATCGCGGCGCTGCGCGCGGTGCTGGAGAACGTCGTGGACGGCGTCTCGGCGGCCGACCCCGAGACGATGCGCACCGCCCTGAAGCAGACGGAGCGGCTGTCCCGGCTGGTGGAGACCCTGCTCGACCTCTCCCGGCTCGACAACGGCGTCGTCTCGCTCAAGGCCCGGCGCTTCGAGGTCTGGCCGTATCTGTCCGGCGTGCTGAAGGAGGCCAACCTGGCCGCCGGCCGGCGCGGGCTGTCCTCCGGTTCCGGCAGCCACACCCGCAAGGACGTCCATCTGCACCTGGACGTGTCGCCGCCCGAGCTGACCGCGCACGCGGACGCCGAGCGGCTGCACCAGGTCGTGGCGAATCTCATCGACAACGCGGTGAAGCACTCCCCGCCGCACGGCAGGGTCACGGTTCGTGCCCGCCGGGGGACCCAGGACGAGTCCTTGGACCTCGAGGTTCAGGACGAAGGTCCCGGGATCCCCGAGTCCGAATGGCACAAGGTCTTCGAGCGGTTCAACCGGGGCAGTGCGCCGTCGAAGCACAGCTCGGGCAGCGACGGCGGCACCGGTCTGGGCCTGGCCATCGCCCGCTGGGCGGTGGAGCTGCACGGCGGCCACATCGGCGTGGCCGAATCGACGCGCGGCTGCCGTATCCGGGTCACCCTTCCGGGAAACCCCTCGTCGCGCGGTTGA
- a CDS encoding response regulator transcription factor gives MEQTHTSNNGAAAHTAGSAQRRVLVVEDDTTIVDAISARLRAEGFLVQTATDGPAAVDAAEAWQPDLMVLDVMLPGFDGLEVCRRVQAQRPVPVLMLTARDDETDMLVGLGVGADDYMTKPFSMRELAARVHVLLRRVERAALAAVTPRSGILRLGELEIDHAQRRVRVRNEDVHLTPTEFDLLVCLANTPRAVLSREQLLAEVWDWADASGTRTVDSHIKALRRKIGAERIRTVHGVGYALETPAP, from the coding sequence ATGGAGCAGACACACACCAGCAACAACGGCGCGGCGGCACACACGGCCGGGAGTGCGCAGCGCCGGGTGCTGGTCGTCGAGGACGACACCACCATCGTCGACGCCATCTCGGCCCGTCTGCGCGCCGAGGGCTTCCTGGTCCAGACCGCGACCGACGGTCCCGCGGCCGTCGACGCCGCGGAGGCCTGGCAGCCGGACCTCATGGTGCTCGACGTGATGCTGCCGGGCTTCGACGGTCTCGAGGTGTGCCGCCGGGTGCAGGCGCAGCGGCCCGTCCCGGTGCTGATGCTCACCGCCCGCGACGACGAGACCGACATGCTGGTCGGGCTCGGCGTGGGCGCCGACGACTACATGACCAAGCCGTTCTCGATGCGCGAACTGGCCGCCCGGGTGCACGTCCTGCTGCGCCGTGTGGAGCGCGCCGCACTGGCCGCGGTGACGCCGCGCAGCGGGATCCTGCGCCTCGGCGAGCTGGAGATCGACCACGCCCAGCGCCGCGTCCGCGTCCGGAACGAGGACGTGCACCTCACGCCGACCGAGTTCGACCTGCTGGTCTGCCTGGCCAACACCCCGCGAGCCGTCCTCTCCCGCGAGCAGCTGCTCGCGGAGGTCTGGGACTGGGCGGACGCCTCCGGCACCCGCACGGTCGACAGCCACATCAAGGCGCTGCGCCGCAAGATCGGTGCCGAGCGGATCCGTACGGTCCACGGCGTCGGATACGCCCTGGAGACCCCGGCGCCATGA
- a CDS encoding spermidine synthase: MEPLSPATGPRTLDRRDGPYGEVVLRERGGPGGEIHEIIANGCFLMDTSDGRSERLLMDAAYEALHGRPDPTVLIGGLGVGFSLAHAAAEPGWSRITVAEREEAIIGWHTSGPLKRISAAALADPRTTVLHTDLVGHLHNTSDTYDALCLDIDNGPDWTVTEDNGSLYSPDGLAACARCLSPGGVLAVWSAQPSPNFEDSLRNAGFSGVRTEEIRVARGVPDVVHLAVRPA, from the coding sequence ATGGAGCCTCTCAGCCCTGCCACCGGCCCCCGGACCCTCGACCGGCGCGACGGACCGTACGGCGAGGTCGTCCTGCGCGAGCGCGGCGGCCCCGGCGGGGAGATCCACGAGATCATCGCCAACGGCTGCTTCCTGATGGACACATCGGACGGACGCTCGGAGCGCCTGCTCATGGACGCCGCGTACGAGGCACTCCACGGCCGGCCGGACCCGACCGTGCTGATCGGCGGACTCGGCGTCGGCTTCTCCCTGGCCCACGCCGCCGCAGAGCCCGGCTGGTCCCGGATCACGGTCGCCGAACGGGAAGAGGCGATCATCGGCTGGCACACCTCGGGCCCGCTGAAGCGCATCTCCGCCGCGGCACTGGCCGATCCGCGAACCACCGTCCTCCACACGGACCTCGTGGGACATCTCCATAACACTTCGGACACGTATGACGCGCTCTGCCTCGACATCGACAACGGCCCCGACTGGACCGTCACCGAGGACAACGGCAGCCTCTACTCGCCGGACGGACTGGCGGCCTGTGCACGGTGTTTGAGCCCCGGAGGGGTCCTCGCGGTCTGGTCCGCACAACCTTCCCCGAATTTCGAAGACTCATTGCGGAATGCCGGATTCAGCGGGGTAAGAACCGAAGAGATCCGGGTTGCCCGAGGCGTACCTGACGTGGTCCATCTGGCAGTTCGCCCTGCGTAG
- a CDS encoding rhomboid-like protein, protein MDERAPRRLAARPVRLVPDPRGTPFTFWYALVLLGTSVYARYGDPATVSALLRGSSTDAAHLATVPLLVLVASALWIAGGLASPYAIGFVLVLTALERRVGGLRVAAVFLGGHVAATLATEIPVGLWVMAGRLPETSLHRLDYGISFGLLACVGALTALFRPLPAAVVLAGVSALLVLDLLAYEDPLSNWGHPLALLSGLASGPLVRRRRRYRELRRSQEREGMRETSEERDVREGRRMPTGQRMPEGPESRGVPERSRIPEAPEAPEAPETPEAPEERVGCEARRSAVRDPQASGAGAGGRASAEDGPTGV, encoded by the coding sequence GTGGATGAACGCGCGCCCCGGCGGCTCGCCGCCCGGCCGGTCCGGCTCGTCCCGGACCCCCGCGGCACGCCGTTCACGTTCTGGTACGCGCTCGTCCTGCTCGGGACCTCGGTGTACGCCCGCTACGGCGATCCGGCCACCGTCTCCGCCCTGCTGCGCGGTTCGAGCACCGACGCCGCGCATCTGGCGACGGTGCCGCTGCTCGTGCTCGTGGCGAGTGCCCTGTGGATCGCCGGCGGGCTCGCCTCGCCCTACGCCATCGGGTTCGTCCTCGTGCTGACGGCACTGGAACGCCGTGTCGGCGGCCTGCGGGTGGCAGCGGTGTTCCTGGGCGGGCACGTGGCCGCCACCCTCGCCACCGAGATCCCGGTCGGTCTGTGGGTCATGGCCGGGCGGCTGCCGGAGACCTCGCTGCACCGGCTCGACTACGGCATCAGCTTCGGTCTGCTGGCGTGTGTCGGTGCGCTGACCGCTCTGTTCCGGCCATTGCCGGCGGCCGTGGTGCTCGCGGGCGTGTCGGCGCTGCTCGTGCTCGACCTGCTCGCCTACGAGGACCCGCTGAGCAACTGGGGCCACCCCCTGGCCCTGCTCTCCGGTCTGGCGAGCGGCCCGCTGGTGCGCCGCCGGCGGCGGTACCGGGAACTCCGCCGCAGTCAGGAGCGGGAGGGGATGCGGGAGACGTCGGAGGAGCGGGACGTACGGGAGGGGCGGCGGATGCCGACGGGGCAGCGGATGCCGGAGGGACCGGAGTCACGGGGCGTACCGGAGAGGTCGAGGATCCCGGAAGCCCCGGAAGCCCCGGAAGCCCCGGAAACCCCGGAAGCCCCGGAGGAACGGGTGGGGTGCGAGGCCCGGCGCTCAGCCGTCCGCGACCCTCAGGCGTCCGGTGCCGGGGCCGGCGGGCGGGCCTCCGCCGAGGACGGCCCCACCGGCGTGTAG
- a CDS encoding GNAT family N-acetyltransferase, which produces MTHVSITEVIRAWVDGWVVSRGAAEPVAETWGLTVDVGLPRHTTRHVLTDNSEAAVRTVAASAGVPGRWLKVFEEEERVLEWLGPDWTPDEPGFLMTTPLERRTAPEPVLPEGHRLRAWTRDGVTRVLITTADGAFAARGQIATAGTTAVVDQIETAAEHRRKGLGSLVMRTLQHSAAERGATSGVLGGTPDGRALYESLGWRVIAPLVSVYYTPVGPSSAEARPPAPAPDA; this is translated from the coding sequence ATGACGCATGTATCTATTACAGAGGTCATTCGTGCCTGGGTGGACGGCTGGGTCGTCTCGCGCGGGGCGGCGGAGCCGGTGGCCGAGACCTGGGGGCTCACGGTGGACGTGGGGCTCCCCCGGCACACGACCCGCCACGTGCTCACCGACAACAGCGAGGCCGCGGTCCGCACGGTCGCCGCGTCGGCCGGGGTGCCCGGGCGGTGGCTGAAAGTATTCGAGGAAGAGGAACGGGTCCTGGAATGGCTGGGGCCGGACTGGACGCCCGACGAACCCGGCTTCCTCATGACGACGCCGCTCGAGCGGCGGACCGCGCCCGAGCCCGTCCTGCCGGAGGGCCACCGGCTGCGCGCCTGGACGAGGGACGGCGTCACACGGGTCCTGATCACCACGGCGGACGGCGCCTTCGCCGCCCGGGGGCAGATCGCCACGGCCGGCACCACGGCCGTCGTCGACCAGATCGAGACGGCCGCCGAGCACCGGCGCAAGGGACTGGGCTCGCTGGTGATGCGCACGCTGCAGCACTCGGCGGCCGAGCGGGGCGCCACCTCCGGTGTCCTCGGGGGCACCCCCGACGGCCGGGCGCTGTACGAGTCGCTGGGGTGGCGGGTGATCGCCCCGCTGGTCAGCGTGTACTACACGCCGGTGGGGCCGTCCTCGGCGGAGGCCCGCCCGCCGGCCCCGGCACCGGACGCCTGA
- the lon gene encoding endopeptidase La, producing the protein MASTSTPLTLPVLPLDDEVVLPGMVVPLDLSDNDVRAAVEAAQAAARAEPGKPRVLLVPRIDGTYAATGVLGTVEQVGRLSDGDPGALIRGHSRVRVGAGTTGPGAALWIHGTLIHETLPDPLPGSVTELVKEYKALATSWLRKRGAWQVVDRVQQIDDVPALADNAGYSPFLSLAQKVELLETSDPVARLKLATDQLREHLAEQDVAESIAKDVQEGVDKQQREFLLRRQLDAVRKELRELNGESDGEESDDYRARVEGADLPEKVREAALKEVEKLERASDQSPEGSWIRTWLDTVLELPWNDRTEDAYDVQGAKAVLDAEHAGLDDVKERITEYLAVRKRRSDRGLGVVGGRRGGAVLALVGPPGVGKTSLGESVAHAMGRKFVRVALGGVRDEAEIRGHRRTYVGALPGRIVRAIKEAGSMNPVVLLDEIDKVGSDFRGDPAAALLEVLDPAQNHTFRDHYLEVELDLSDVVFLATANVLEAVPEALLDRMELVRLDGYTEDEKIVIARDHLLPRQLERAGLEPGEVALDESALRKLAGEYTREAGVRTLERAVARLLRKIAAQHELGERELPFTVTDGDLRALIGRPHHVPESAQDPAERRTAVPGVATGLAVTGAGGDVLYVEASLADPETGASGLTLTGQLGDVMKESAQIALSFLRSHGAELELPVGDLKDRGVHIHFPAGAVPKDGPSAGITMTTALASLLSGRLVRTDVAMTGEVSLTGRVLPIGGVKQKLLAAHRAGITTVVIPKRNEADLDDVPAEVLEKLEVHPVTDVRQVLEIALSPAEVPVPAVA; encoded by the coding sequence ATGGCTTCGACGTCCACACCGCTCACCCTGCCAGTGCTGCCGCTCGACGACGAGGTCGTGCTGCCCGGGATGGTGGTACCGCTCGACCTGTCCGACAACGACGTACGGGCCGCGGTGGAAGCCGCCCAGGCAGCAGCCCGAGCGGAGCCCGGCAAGCCGAGGGTGCTGCTCGTCCCCCGGATCGACGGCACCTACGCCGCGACCGGTGTGCTCGGCACGGTCGAGCAGGTGGGACGGCTTTCCGACGGAGACCCCGGCGCCCTGATCCGGGGCCACAGCCGGGTACGCGTCGGCGCCGGTACGACCGGCCCCGGTGCCGCCCTCTGGATCCACGGCACGCTCATCCACGAGACGCTGCCCGACCCGCTGCCGGGTTCGGTCACGGAACTCGTGAAGGAGTACAAGGCCCTCGCCACCAGCTGGCTGCGCAAGCGCGGAGCCTGGCAGGTCGTGGACCGGGTCCAGCAGATCGACGACGTTCCCGCGCTCGCCGACAACGCCGGCTACTCGCCCTTCCTGAGCCTCGCCCAGAAGGTCGAGCTGCTGGAGACCAGCGACCCGGTCGCGCGGCTCAAGCTCGCCACCGACCAGCTCCGCGAGCACCTCGCCGAGCAGGACGTGGCCGAGTCCATCGCCAAGGACGTCCAGGAGGGCGTCGACAAGCAGCAGCGCGAGTTCCTGCTGCGCCGCCAGCTGGACGCGGTGCGCAAGGAACTGCGCGAGCTCAACGGCGAGTCCGACGGCGAGGAGTCCGACGACTACCGTGCCCGGGTCGAGGGCGCCGACCTCCCGGAGAAGGTCCGCGAGGCCGCCCTCAAGGAGGTCGAGAAGCTCGAGCGGGCCAGCGACCAGAGCCCCGAGGGCTCCTGGATCCGCACGTGGCTCGACACCGTCCTCGAACTGCCGTGGAACGACCGCACCGAGGACGCGTACGACGTCCAGGGCGCCAAGGCCGTACTGGACGCCGAGCACGCCGGCCTGGACGACGTGAAGGAGCGGATCACCGAGTACCTGGCGGTGCGCAAGCGGCGCTCCGACCGCGGTCTCGGCGTGGTCGGCGGCCGGCGCGGCGGCGCGGTCCTCGCGCTCGTCGGCCCGCCCGGCGTCGGCAAGACCTCGCTCGGCGAGTCCGTCGCGCACGCGATGGGACGCAAGTTCGTCCGTGTCGCGCTCGGCGGCGTACGGGACGAGGCGGAGATCCGCGGCCACCGGCGCACCTACGTCGGCGCGCTGCCGGGCCGGATCGTGCGCGCGATCAAGGAGGCCGGGTCCATGAACCCGGTGGTCCTCCTCGACGAGATCGACAAGGTCGGCTCCGACTTCCGCGGGGACCCGGCGGCGGCGCTGCTGGAGGTCCTGGACCCGGCGCAGAACCACACGTTCCGCGACCACTACCTGGAGGTCGAACTCGACCTGTCGGACGTGGTCTTCCTGGCCACGGCCAACGTCCTGGAGGCCGTCCCCGAGGCACTGCTCGACCGGATGGAGCTGGTCAGGCTCGACGGCTACACCGAGGACGAGAAGATCGTCATCGCCCGCGACCACCTGCTCCCGCGCCAGCTGGAGCGGGCCGGCCTGGAGCCGGGGGAGGTCGCGCTCGACGAGTCCGCGCTGCGCAAGCTGGCGGGGGAGTACACCCGCGAGGCGGGCGTCCGGACCCTGGAGCGCGCGGTCGCACGGCTGCTCCGGAAGATCGCGGCCCAGCACGAACTGGGCGAGCGCGAGCTTCCGTTCACCGTCACCGACGGCGATCTGCGCGCGCTGATCGGCCGGCCGCACCACGTGCCCGAGTCCGCCCAGGACCCGGCCGAGCGCCGCACCGCGGTGCCGGGCGTGGCCACGGGACTCGCGGTCACCGGTGCCGGGGGCGATGTCCTGTACGTCGAGGCGTCGCTGGCCGACCCGGAGACCGGCGCCTCCGGGCTGACCCTGACCGGTCAGCTCGGCGACGTCATGAAGGAGTCCGCACAGATCGCGCTGAGCTTCCTCCGCTCGCACGGCGCGGAACTGGAGCTGCCCGTCGGCGATCTGAAGGACCGCGGCGTGCACATCCACTTCCCGGCCGGCGCGGTCCCGAAGGACGGGCCGAGCGCGGGCATCACGATGACGACCGCGCTGGCGTCGCTGCTCTCCGGCCGGCTGGTCCGTACGGACGTGGCGATGACCGGTGAGGTGTCGCTGACGGGGCGGGTGCTGCCCATCGGCGGCGTGAAGCAGAAGCTGCTCGCCGCGCACCGCGCCGGGATCACCACCGTGGTGATCCCCAAGCGCAACGAGGCCGATCTGGACGACGTCCCCGCCGAGGTCCTGGAGAAGCTGGAGGTCCACCCCGTCACGGACGTCCGCCAGGTCCTGGAGATCGCCCTGTCCCCGGCGGAGGTGCCGGTGCCGGCCGTGGCGTAG